A part of Rutidosis leptorrhynchoides isolate AG116_Rl617_1_P2 unplaced genomic scaffold, CSIRO_AGI_Rlap_v1 contig164, whole genome shotgun sequence genomic DNA contains:
- the LOC139881496 gene encoding uncharacterized protein — MPVFRLLQKTRIPFSSRPLKDVFRTSPRFSSSCTRYISSFLLLPANQTNTRSCFSKAYSSSSSMSSSSPSKVVQDLLAELEREKQRERDTRKRAGMDTKDIDQEEEEDFMGVMPLIEKLEKEKEKDTKALNMYEERSDSDDEDDDERFEPEALKKNVEVFEKKVNRHKELLKNFKDAETLDDAFKWMNKIDQFEKNHFCLRPEYRVMGELINRLKVAEGKEKFILQQKLNRALRLVEWKEAFDPNNPANYGLIQREQMDEENAGNKKEKAHMRVAEDDKEDDTEDEVFDDMKEKDAILLEKLDAIDKKLEEKLALLDHTFGRKGKALEEEIRDLAEERNALTEKKKRPLYRKGFDARIISISRTQKVTKGGQTTKVSAIVVCGNHHGVVGFAKAKGEKTNNAINKAYEKCFQNLHYVERHEDHTIAHAVQSSFKKTKVYLWPASTRTGVKAGNTVQTILALAGFKNVKCKVIGSRNPNNTVKALFQALNAIETPNDMQEKLGRTVVEKYLL; from the exons ATGCCTGTGTTTCGGCTTTTACAAAAGACCCGTATCCCATTTTCCTCTCGCCCCCTAAAGGATGTGTTTAGAACTTCCCCTAGGTTCAGTTCTTCATGTACCAGGTATATCTCATCTTTCCTTCTCCTTCCTGCAAACCAAACGAACACACGATCATGTTTTAGCAAAGCCTATTCCTCCTCCTCTTCAATGTCTTCATCATCCCCATCCAAGGTGGTGCAAGACCTCCTCGCTGAACTAGAAAGAGAGAAGCAGAGGGAGAGAGACACAAGAAAGAGGGCAGGTATGGACACTAAAGATATTGATCAAGAAGAAGAGGAGGATTTCATGGGGGTAATGCCTCTGATAGAGAAGCTAGAGAAGGAGAAAGAGAAGGATACTAAAGCTTTAAATATGTATGAAGAGCGTAGTGATTCTGATGATGAAGACGATGATGAGCGTTTTGAGCCAGAGGCTTTGAAGAAAAATGTTGAGGTGTTTGAAAAAAAGGTTAACAGGCATAAAGAGTTGCTCAAGAACTTCAAAGATGCTG AGACACTTGATGACGCTTTCAAATGGATGAACAAAATTGATCAGTTTGAGAAAAATCATTTCTGTCTGCGCCCGGAATACAGAGTCATGGGTGAGTTGATAAATCGTCTGAAGGTAGCCGAAGGTAAGGAAAAATTCATTCTTCAACAAAAGCTAAATAGAGCTTTGAGATTGGTGGAGTGGAAGGAAGCCTTTGATCCCAACAATCCTGCTAATTATGGATTGATTCAACGAGAGCAAATGGATGAAGAAAATGCTGGGAATAAAAAAGAGAAGGCACATATGCGAGTTGCAGAAGATGATAAGGAAGATGATACGGAAGATGAGGTGTTTGACGACATGAAAGAGAAAGATGCCATACTCTTAGAGAAGCTTGATGCTATTGACAAAAAACTTGAAGAGAAGTTAGCATTACTAGATCATACATTTGGAAGGAAGGGAAAGGCTCTAGAAGAAGAAATTAGGGATTTAGCAGAGGAAAGAAATGCTTTGACGGAGAAGAAAAAAAGGCCACTCTATAGGAAA GGTTTTGATGCAAGAATAATCTCCATCAGTCGAACACAAAAAGTCACCAAG GGAGGGCAAACGACAAAGGTCAGTGCTATAGTAGTCTGTGGAAACCATCATGGTGTTGTTGGTTTTGCAAAAGCCAAAGGCGAAAAAACAAATAATGCTATTAATAAG GCATATGAGAAATGCTTCCAGAATTTGCACTATGTGGAACGACACGAGGATCACACAATTGCGCATGCTGTACAGTCAAGCTTTAAGAAAACAAAG GTGTATCTATGGCCTGCATCAACCAGGACAGGTGTGAAAGCTGGAAATACCGTCCAAACCATCTTGGCCTTAGCTGGTTTCAAGAATGTCAAATGCAAG GTCATTGGCTCAAGGAATCCCAATAACACTGTTAAGGCTCTCTTCCAAGCTCTAAATGCG ATTGAAACTCCCAATGACATGCAAGAGAAGCTTGGGCGGACGGTCGTCGAGAAATATTTGTTGTAA
- the LOC139881497 gene encoding F-box protein CPR1-like yields the protein MGIYNSPCLAVEVFSLGSNSWRSLSSIPPFQINNPLMVSARAEGHWIVYHRRLYKEEHDGFIVENTMISFDFMKEEFTISPLPDFGHGGARCELLQWGESLAIGYIYSDNTGFDTWVMKDYTKKQWEKIFSTDLKYFMDETNRIHILMNLKDDEFLLQIGNNDLILYNPTTGAIKSVEYDRAQGNLEGGNCPQGQAHVLNP from the exons ATGGGGATTTATAATTCCCCTTGCCTTGCTGTGGAAGTTTTCTCTTTAGGCTCTAATTCTTGGCGGAGTCTTTCTTCCATTCCTCCTTTCCAAATCAATAACCCTTTGATGGTTTCTGCTCGCGCCGAGGGGCATTGGATAGtctatcatcggagactttataaGGAAGAACACGATGGCTTTATTGTCGAAAACACAATGATATCTTTTGACTTTATGAAAGAAGAATTTACCATTAGCCCTCTTCCGGATTTCGGCCACGGCGGTGCTCGTTGCGAGCTGCTCCAATGGGGAGAGTCTCTGGCTATAGGTTACATCTATTCAGATAATACAGGATTTGATACATGGGTTATGAAAGACTATACTAAAAAGCAATGGGAAAAAATTTTCAGTACAGATTTAAAATATTTTATGGATGAAACTAACCGTATCCACATTCTCATGAACTTGAAAGATGATGAATTCCTACTCCAGATTGGTAATAATGATCTGATTCTTTACAATCCTACAACTGGTGCCATCAAATCAGTGGAGTATGATCGAGCTC agGGTAACTTAGAGGGGGGCAACTGCCCCCAGGGTCAAGCTCATGTTTTGAATCCTTGA
- the LOC139881495 gene encoding uncharacterized protein — MGHVSPAIREAEERLNLLLDVEATMWRQGSKVEWHANRDRNTTYFHAFANQRRRNNLVKRIMGHDGQWVTDVVEIVNFIENHFHDVYVSARPNEVDIDSILALIKSKVTVEVNHELLKTYTDDDVWKALKDIHPNRSPGPDGYGLGFYQKHWAIVGDAVCKLVLGVLNHVSFSILINGVRSDRFTQERGIGQGDPLSPILYVMCLEGLTTMLDIKVELGLIRGVAASKTRDKVLEMYKKVDGRVVNFSKSSLFFSKNVSKETQGLLKAKLEISKLLGDSTYLGLPIIIRRKEQVNFEYLRDRLPDSFCENLEMYCAKFFWGTDRQRKIHWATWRKLSSYGSTPSDIWRGLIDSREVMLAGGHWRVGNGADVTWKQMKLREFFPDAVVMVISNPPIALGDFVEVAIATSLEVLCLEAVQRVTRNSRHLNHQGINLPSHCEICLDLEESILHVIRDCCWAALVWNHLNLAMICHYAVDNLFCWLNDVFNMLSSKQLCLFIGACWKI, encoded by the exons ATGGGACATGTCAGTCCGGCCATTAGAGAAGCAGAAGAGAGGTTGAACCTTCTCTTGGATGTTGAGGCGACAATGTGGAGGCAGGGATCAAAAGTCGAATGGCATGCAAATAGGGATAGGAATACAACCTACTTCCATGCCTTTGCAAATCAGAGGCGACGAAATAACTTAGTGAAAAGAATCATGGGGCATGATGGACAGTGGGTTACTGATGTTGTGGAGATTGTTAATTTCATTGAAAATCATTTCCATGATGTCTATGTGTCTGCAAGGCCGAATGAAGTTGACATTGATAGCATTTTGGCACTGATTAAGAGCAAGGTTACAGTAGAAGTGAATCATGAGCTCTTGAAGACCTATACAGATGATGACGTGTGGAAGGCTTTGAAGGATATTCATCCTAACAGGTCGCCTGGACCTGACGGATATGGATTGGGGTTCTATCAGAAGCATTGGGCTATTGTTGGCGATGCAGTATGCAAGCTGGTGCTGGGAGTGCTAAATCATG TGTCCTTTTCGATCCTTATCAATGGGGTGCGCTCTGACCGATTTACACAAGAACGAGGGATCGGGCAAGGTGATCCTTTGTCACCAATATTGTATGTCATGTGTTTAGAAGGGTTAACGACTATGTTGGATATTAAAGTGGAGCTTGGGTTGATTCGTGGAGTTGCTGCTTCAAAGACTAGGGATAAG GTTTTGGAGATGTACAAGAAGGTAGATGGGCGGGTGGTGAATTTCAGTAAGTCAAGCTTGTTTTTTAGCAAGAACGTCTCAAAGGAAACACAAGGGCTGCTCAAAGCAAAGCTAGAAATTTCAAAATTGCTTGGAGACAGTACTTATTTGGGGCTGCCAATCATTATTAGGAGGAAGGAGCAGGTCAATTTTGAGTATTTGAGGGACAGA TTGCCTGATAGTTTTTGTGAGAACCTAGAAATGTATTGTGCCAAGTTCTTTTGGGGGACGGATAGGCAGAGGAAGATCCATTGGGCAACATGGAGGAAGCTGT CTTCCTATGGCTCGACACCTTCTGATATTTGGAGAGGGTTAATTGATTCCAGGGAGGTGATGTTAGCTGGAGGACATTGGAGGGTTGGGAATGGTGCTGACGT GACGTGGAAGCAGATGAAGTTACGAGAGTTTTTCCCTGATGCAGTGGTGATGGTAATTTCTAACCCTCCAATTG CATTGGGAGACTTTGTGGAAGTTGCAATTGCCACCAGCCTTGAAGTTCTTTGCTTGGAAGCTGTGCAAAGGGTTACTAGGAACTCGAGACATCTGAATCATCAAGGTATAAACTTACCATCCCATTGTGAAATCTGTCTTGACCTGGAGGAGTCCATTTTGCATGTTATTAGAGACTGTTGTTGGGCTGCTTTGGTATGGAATCATTTAAATCTTGCTATGATTTGTCATTATGCTGTTGATAATCTCTTCTGCTGGCTAAATGATGTGTTCAATATGCTGTCATCTAAACAACTATGTCTCTTTATTGGGGCATGTTGGAAGATTTAG